A window of the Sneathiella sp. P13V-1 genome harbors these coding sequences:
- a CDS encoding DUF2786 domain-containing protein, with product MMEERDFAKLVKLLELSTSDADHEALAAVRMSRKLLQKHGLSYEMVMEQMRQKSTQVAQTEITELKKIVYSQSREINQLKQGVRSGLNSETVFKPGNRFSGSIYHLKKFLLRNFDLQRHEREILENITTISPKSKEEFLVLICARRHKVTHKIN from the coding sequence ATGATGGAAGAGCGTGATTTTGCAAAACTGGTGAAGTTGTTGGAATTATCCACATCAGATGCGGATCATGAAGCCTTGGCCGCCGTTCGGATGTCCCGAAAATTACTGCAAAAACATGGCCTCAGTTATGAAATGGTGATGGAGCAGATGCGCCAAAAATCCACGCAAGTGGCCCAAACGGAAATTACAGAACTCAAAAAGATTGTGTATTCCCAATCCCGGGAAATAAACCAGCTCAAACAGGGTGTCAGATCGGGATTAAATTCAGAGACCGTCTTCAAACCGGGCAACAGGTTCAGCGGATCCATATATCACCTAAAGAAATTCCTGCTCCGCAATTTCGACTTGCAACGGCACGAGCGCGAAATCCTCGAAAACATCACAACCATTTCCCCAAAAAGCAAAGAAGAATTCCTGGTCCTCATCTGCGCCCGCCGACATAAGGTCACCCATAAAATAAATTGA
- a CDS encoding M56 family metallopeptidase — translation MTVETALDVFIDANILLLVTCLVWSTVLAISPRIGLKSNFQSQLLFLNGSIGAIFLSPIVVYFFGGWASQNSLNISDMIVAGYLNGNFKMDAEQLQSTLGLREEIVREIVNLSSISAKIFVGLFAATSMFFVLRLVLQGYRLWVQLKNSYLLKRFRYVHILVSDEISIPYSTRGLFQRYIVIPESMLTHQLDLQIAVGHELQHIRQGDVEWEFFMEILKPLFFWNPAYYVWCAQVRMLREYACDQIIVRRSPHGIRAYCECLLRASRSSTEQHGQLPTVALVEKSHSEKSKRSLLRKRIVAMTSDQGRKDSKLVAAAVSLSLVGIVFATSILMHNPKDWSHDRLMLSTIINLERMNSLNKTIPVPSYEGNTAK, via the coding sequence ATGACAGTTGAAACCGCACTCGACGTATTCATAGATGCCAACATACTTTTGCTGGTGACGTGTTTGGTTTGGTCAACGGTTTTAGCGATCTCCCCTCGTATTGGGCTGAAAAGTAATTTCCAGTCCCAGCTGTTATTTCTGAATGGCAGCATCGGAGCCATATTCTTAAGTCCCATTGTCGTTTATTTCTTTGGCGGTTGGGCCTCACAAAATTCTCTAAACATTTCGGATATGATTGTCGCCGGTTATCTAAATGGTAACTTCAAAATGGACGCGGAGCAGTTGCAGTCAACCCTTGGGCTCCGTGAAGAAATCGTTCGCGAAATTGTAAATTTAAGCAGTATATCAGCAAAAATATTCGTTGGTTTATTTGCCGCCACTTCGATGTTTTTTGTCCTTCGACTAGTTCTGCAAGGGTATCGTCTTTGGGTCCAACTGAAGAATAGTTATCTTCTGAAACGCTTCCGTTATGTACATATCTTGGTAAGTGATGAGATCTCAATTCCTTATTCAACACGTGGGTTGTTTCAACGTTATATCGTCATTCCTGAAAGCATGCTGACCCATCAATTGGATCTTCAGATTGCGGTAGGCCATGAGTTGCAGCATATCCGTCAAGGCGATGTGGAATGGGAATTCTTTATGGAAATCCTGAAACCGCTTTTCTTCTGGAACCCTGCGTATTATGTCTGGTGCGCACAAGTCAGAATGCTGCGTGAATACGCATGCGACCAGATCATTGTCCGCCGTTCACCTCACGGTATTCGCGCTTATTGTGAGTGCCTATTGCGTGCAAGTCGTTCAAGCACTGAGCAGCATGGTCAACTGCCGACGGTTGCACTGGTGGAGAAAAGCCACTCTGAAAAATCAAAGCGCAGCTTGCTTCGAAAGCGCATCGTTGCAATGACAAGTGATCAGGGTCGGAAGGACTCCAAACTGGTTGCTGCAGCAGTTTCGCTTTCTCTCGTTGGGATCGTCTTTGCGACTTCAATTTTGATGCACAATCCAAAAGACTGGTCACACGATCGTTTGATGCTTTCCACCATCATTAATCTTGAGCGTATGAACTCCCTGAACAAAACAATACCTGTACCTTCTTATGAGGGAAATACAGCGAAATAG
- a CDS encoding carbohydrate ABC transporter permease translates to MKTYNQKAWIFVLPVLLLVAFNALIPIMTVVNYSFQETFGDNVFFWQGLDWFEQLLRSDRFHAALGRQFLFTGLILAIEVPLGIAVALAMPRKGFWVPVCLVTMALPMLIPWNVVGAMWNIFTLPDIGLLGYFLNHTLGIDYNMTQQPIAAWITIIMMDVWHWTSLVVLLSYAGLVSIPDDYYRAAKIDGASAFAVFRYIQLPKMKTVLTIAILLRFMDSFNIYTEPFVLTGGGPGNSTTLLSIDLVKIALGQFDLGPAAAMSLIYFAITLLVSWVFYSVMTNQKDEEE, encoded by the coding sequence ATGAAAACGTATAATCAAAAAGCCTGGATCTTTGTTCTTCCTGTATTGCTATTGGTCGCTTTTAACGCACTGATCCCAATTATGACCGTAGTGAATTATTCCTTTCAGGAAACCTTCGGTGACAACGTCTTTTTCTGGCAAGGACTGGACTGGTTTGAACAACTCTTAAGATCAGATCGGTTCCATGCGGCACTTGGTCGTCAGTTCCTGTTTACTGGTCTCATTTTGGCAATTGAAGTGCCACTTGGTATTGCGGTGGCACTGGCTATGCCACGCAAGGGGTTTTGGGTGCCGGTTTGTCTAGTGACCATGGCATTGCCGATGTTGATCCCATGGAATGTAGTGGGCGCGATGTGGAACATCTTCACATTGCCTGACATCGGCCTGCTTGGGTATTTCCTAAATCACACACTTGGCATTGACTATAATATGACTCAACAACCAATTGCCGCTTGGATTACCATCATTATGATGGATGTCTGGCATTGGACATCATTGGTCGTTTTGCTGAGCTATGCAGGTCTGGTTTCTATTCCGGATGACTATTATCGTGCCGCCAAGATTGATGGTGCATCTGCATTCGCAGTTTTCCGTTATATCCAGCTTCCAAAAATGAAAACGGTTCTGACAATTGCCATCCTGCTACGTTTTATGGACAGTTTTAACATTTATACAGAACCATTTGTTCTCACGGGTGGTGGTCCGGGTAACTCAACCACGTTGCTTTCCATTGATCTGGTAAAAATTGCATTGGGCCAGTTTGATCTGGGTCCGGCTGCGGCAATGTCACTTATCTATTTTGCCATTACCTTGCTTGTAAGTTGGGTGTTCTATTCAGTTATGACCAACCAAAAAGATGAGGAGGAATAG
- a CDS encoding ATP-binding protein codes for MNKYEQFLVSRSSVLEKIAQGGELSDCLEMLCSLAEENDPGMRCSILFYNEVENCVSHAAAPSLPDYYIEAIDGLEAGVGIGSCGTAAATGKLVIVENVYEHDYWAPFRELAKKVGFSACWSHPILSRDKKVIGTFAMYYDEAKSPSEAEIKLIEEQANIASLAIQNRQDRETLVASLRRTEEYLNISEAIIVELDNKACVVRISDVGLKSLGFTEDEIIGHNWFENVVPAEQQSEVLAVYERIMSGDLEPVEYYENEIVDRFGERHMISWHNRLILDKDDNIVGTLSSGQDITRRKLMESQFRSAEKMKAIGQLTGGIAHDFNNLMNVAMGNTEMAMGYLDVNSEGLKHLEKTLQSLEKGKNLTTSLLSFSKSAELEVTEVSLRPFMSDLKERLLSTLEDDITCEYLLYGDLAACLLNPSELEDCLFKLVMNAKEAMPEGGVLKIQAYSYSPNREGEYTPISSEDLHSDHAVISISDTGNGMDSIVQKHMFEPFYTTKEFGAGAGLGLSTVFGFIKRVDGKINVASSPGKGTTVELYLPIAS; via the coding sequence ATGAATAAGTATGAACAGTTTTTAGTATCGCGCTCCTCCGTTCTTGAGAAAATTGCTCAGGGCGGTGAGTTGTCTGATTGCCTTGAAATGCTGTGTTCTTTGGCAGAGGAAAACGACCCGGGAATGCGATGCAGTATTCTGTTCTATAACGAAGTAGAAAATTGCGTATCTCATGCAGCTGCCCCCAGTTTGCCGGATTATTACATTGAAGCCATTGATGGTTTGGAAGCAGGTGTCGGGATAGGTTCCTGCGGAACTGCTGCGGCCACTGGCAAGTTAGTTATCGTTGAAAATGTCTATGAACATGACTACTGGGCTCCATTTCGCGAACTAGCCAAGAAGGTTGGTTTTTCTGCCTGCTGGTCCCATCCAATTCTTTCAAGAGACAAAAAAGTCATCGGTACGTTTGCGATGTACTATGACGAGGCAAAAAGCCCTTCAGAAGCTGAGATAAAACTCATTGAAGAACAGGCCAACATTGCCAGTCTGGCCATTCAAAATAGACAGGATAGAGAAACACTCGTCGCTTCATTGAGGCGAACAGAAGAGTATTTGAATATTTCAGAGGCCATTATCGTCGAGTTGGATAATAAAGCCTGCGTGGTGCGTATCAGTGACGTTGGCCTGAAATCATTGGGCTTCACAGAGGATGAAATTATCGGCCACAACTGGTTCGAAAATGTCGTTCCAGCAGAACAACAATCTGAAGTCCTTGCCGTGTATGAACGGATAATGTCAGGCGACCTTGAACCTGTTGAATATTATGAAAATGAAATTGTGGACCGCTTTGGCGAAAGGCACATGATTTCTTGGCATAACAGGCTGATACTCGATAAAGATGATAACATCGTGGGGACTTTGAGTTCCGGGCAGGATATTACCAGACGCAAACTGATGGAAAGCCAATTTAGATCTGCCGAGAAGATGAAAGCAATTGGTCAGCTTACCGGCGGTATTGCTCATGATTTCAATAATCTGATGAATGTCGCCATGGGAAATACTGAAATGGCGATGGGATATCTGGATGTTAATTCAGAAGGTTTGAAACATCTCGAAAAAACACTTCAGTCTTTGGAAAAAGGCAAAAATCTCACCACGTCTTTGTTATCTTTTTCAAAATCGGCAGAACTCGAAGTTACCGAAGTATCATTGCGTCCCTTTATGAGCGATTTGAAAGAACGTCTGCTCAGCACATTAGAAGATGACATCACGTGTGAGTATTTGCTCTATGGGGATTTAGCGGCCTGCCTGTTAAACCCGTCAGAGCTGGAAGACTGTCTTTTTAAATTGGTCATGAACGCAAAAGAAGCCATGCCAGAGGGCGGTGTCTTAAAAATTCAGGCCTATAGTTATTCTCCAAACAGAGAAGGGGAATATACGCCAATTTCCAGTGAAGATCTTCATTCAGATCATGCTGTTATTTCAATTTCAGATACTGGTAATGGCATGGATAGTATTGTCCAAAAACATATGTTTGAACCTTTCTACACCACCAAGGAGTTTGGGGCAGGGGCTGGCCTTGGGTTAAGTACAGTTTTTGGCTTCATTAAACGTGTTGACGGTAAGATCAACGTTGCTTCCTCTCCCGGAAAAGGAACAACGGTTGAGTTGTATCTGCCCATCGCCAGTTAG
- a CDS encoding BlaI/MecI/CopY family transcriptional regulator, which produces MRQKKDNTLLTEVELEFMNAVWDLGKGTVREVMKNLSPPRELAYTSASTIMRILEQKKFLVSEKTEKSFVYSPTIEKADYQSKSLAHLSAKLFNNTPSSLVARLVDDEKLSDDALQEIRDLLDKRLGEK; this is translated from the coding sequence ATGCGACAAAAGAAAGACAACACACTCCTGACTGAAGTTGAGTTGGAATTTATGAATGCAGTCTGGGACTTGGGTAAAGGCACTGTGCGAGAAGTGATGAAAAATCTCTCCCCGCCACGTGAACTTGCTTACACGTCTGCGTCCACAATTATGCGAATTCTTGAGCAGAAAAAGTTTCTTGTTAGCGAGAAAACTGAGAAGTCCTTTGTCTACTCCCCAACTATAGAAAAAGCTGATTATCAGTCTAAATCCTTAGCGCACCTATCTGCAAAGCTGTTTAATAATACACCATCGTCCCTAGTCGCGCGATTAGTCGATGATGAAAAACTGTCAGATGATGCTCTTCAGGAGATTAGAGATTTGCTCGACAAGAGGTTGGGAGAAAAATGA
- a CDS encoding DUF2160 domain-containing protein, with the protein MLSWMAWTWPTAIGFIALFSAMAILTVLEIRAPGQSERRGVLGLKTSRGDRLFLTLLGSAYIFLAWLGLVGQPLWWPLGLAIIWGVFCFRKV; encoded by the coding sequence ATGCTAAGTTGGATGGCTTGGACCTGGCCAACGGCCATTGGTTTTATCGCGTTGTTTTCAGCAATGGCTATTTTAACCGTTTTGGAAATCCGCGCACCGGGGCAAAGCGAACGTAGGGGGGTGCTTGGCCTCAAAACCTCTCGCGGGGATCGTTTGTTTCTGACGCTTTTGGGCTCAGCTTATATCTTTCTTGCGTGGCTAGGGCTTGTTGGCCAGCCTCTTTGGTGGCCACTTGGCCTTGCCATCATCTGGGGAGTTTTCTGCTTCAGAAAAGTCTGA
- a CDS encoding ABC transporter ATP-binding protein: protein MAKITLSHLRHSYEANPQGPDDYALKEIDLDWEDGGAYALLGPSGCGKSTLLNIISGLLVPSEGKILFDDQDVTQLTPDQRNIAQVFQFPVIYDTMTVYDNLAFPLRNRKVDEATVDKRVREIAEMLEVEDILKRRASGLSPDNKQKISMGRGLVRNDVNVVMFDEPLTVIDPHLKWKLRSKLKELHHNVNATMIYVTHDQTEALTFADRVVVMDLGQIVQIGTPVELFERPEHTFVGHFIGSPGMNIIPCEVKEGVAKFRGQTVDLEGPIDAGQSTDCAIGVRPEFVSFGQSEMQGTVRKVSDVGRHKVVEVMVGEQKITGIVAEEAPNKGETVGVIFQQDQTRLYRDGWLVTKKAD, encoded by the coding sequence ATGGCTAAAATCACACTCTCACACCTAAGACATAGTTACGAAGCAAATCCACAAGGACCAGATGATTACGCCTTAAAGGAGATTGACCTGGATTGGGAAGATGGCGGTGCTTATGCGCTTCTTGGTCCTTCTGGCTGTGGCAAGTCTACTTTGCTGAACATTATTTCTGGTTTGCTGGTGCCATCGGAGGGGAAGATCTTATTTGACGATCAAGATGTTACCCAGCTAACACCGGACCAGCGCAATATTGCACAGGTATTCCAGTTCCCGGTGATCTACGACACGATGACTGTCTATGACAATCTTGCCTTCCCACTTCGGAACCGAAAAGTTGATGAGGCGACCGTAGATAAGCGGGTTCGTGAAATTGCGGAAATGCTAGAAGTGGAAGATATTCTGAAAAGACGGGCCTCTGGCTTGTCACCCGATAACAAACAGAAAATCTCTATGGGTCGTGGTTTGGTACGTAATGATGTGAATGTGGTGATGTTTGATGAACCACTTACCGTGATTGACCCGCATCTTAAGTGGAAACTGCGCTCCAAACTGAAAGAGCTGCATCATAACGTAAACGCAACAATGATTTACGTAACCCATGATCAGACAGAAGCTCTGACTTTCGCGGATCGTGTTGTCGTGATGGATCTTGGTCAAATTGTGCAAATCGGCACACCAGTTGAGCTTTTTGAACGTCCTGAACATACATTTGTTGGCCATTTCATCGGTTCACCGGGAATGAACATCATCCCGTGCGAGGTCAAAGAAGGTGTCGCGAAATTCAGGGGTCAGACTGTCGATCTGGAAGGACCTATCGATGCGGGCCAATCAACAGATTGTGCTATAGGCGTACGTCCTGAGTTTGTGTCTTTCGGTCAGTCAGAAATGCAAGGCACCGTTAGAAAAGTTTCAGACGTTGGCCGTCATAAGGTTGTTGAAGTGATGGTTGGTGAACAGAAAATTACCGGCATCGTTGCCGAAGAAGCGCCAAATAAAGGTGAAACTGTTGGCGTTATTTTCCAGCAGGATCAAACCAGACTGTACCGCGACGGTTGGTTAGTAACGAAGAAAGCGGATTAA
- a CDS encoding toxin-activating lysine-acyltransferase, with amino-acid sequence MAFTKFYIQSYKIDPTYWRSGDHSWSMDLIFPFSDQQEATKELREKVFEDNKVMILQPAPNGQDMAVVEW; translated from the coding sequence ATGGCATTCACAAAGTTTTATATCCAAAGCTACAAAATCGATCCGACTTATTGGCGTTCCGGTGATCACAGTTGGTCCATGGATCTAATCTTCCCCTTCAGCGACCAACAAGAAGCTACCAAAGAACTCCGCGAAAAAGTCTTTGAGGACAATAAAGTGATGATATTACAACCTGCGCCAAATGGTCAGGACATGGCAGTGGTGGAGTGGTGA
- a CDS encoding carbohydrate ABC transporter permease, which translates to MSKRSIVPILYILFLLLPIYWLIAMSFKTTNEILAGFTLFPQTWTLENYITIFTDPTWYWGYINSIIYVSINTVISVGVALPAAYAFSRFSFLGDRTLFFWLLTNRMAPAAVFALPFFQLYSSVNLFDTHLAVALAHCLFNIPLAVWILEGFMSGVPKELDETAYVDGYSFGRFFTTIFIPTIKSGVGVAAFFCFMFSWVELLLAKTLTAVAAKPIAATMTKTASSAGYELGLLAAAGTLTIIPGAIVIYFVRNYIAKGFAMGRV; encoded by the coding sequence ATGTCTAAAAGAAGTATTGTGCCTATCCTATATATTCTGTTCCTGTTGCTGCCGATTTATTGGCTGATAGCGATGAGTTTCAAGACGACCAATGAAATTCTTGCGGGATTTACGCTGTTTCCGCAAACTTGGACGCTTGAAAATTACATCACTATTTTCACGGATCCGACTTGGTATTGGGGATATATTAACTCAATCATCTACGTTTCGATCAATACGGTGATTTCCGTAGGAGTTGCTCTTCCAGCTGCTTATGCGTTTTCGCGATTTAGCTTCCTGGGTGACAGAACCTTGTTCTTCTGGTTGTTGACAAACCGTATGGCGCCTGCTGCCGTGTTTGCACTTCCGTTCTTCCAGCTATATTCATCCGTCAATCTGTTTGATACACATTTGGCTGTGGCGCTCGCACATTGCCTGTTCAATATTCCGCTTGCCGTTTGGATTTTGGAAGGATTTATGAGTGGTGTGCCTAAGGAGCTTGATGAAACGGCTTACGTGGACGGTTACTCATTCGGTCGCTTCTTTACGACAATCTTCATTCCAACAATTAAATCTGGTGTTGGTGTGGCTGCTTTCTTCTGCTTCATGTTCTCATGGGTGGAGTTGCTTCTAGCAAAAACGCTAACAGCTGTTGCAGCAAAACCGATTGCTGCGACCATGACTAAAACAGCTTCCTCCGCGGGGTATGAACTTGGTCTGTTGGCAGCAGCTGGTACATTGACAATTATTCCTGGCGCGATCGTTATTTACTTCGTTCGTAACTACATCGCCAAGGGCTTCGCCATGGGTCGTGTCTAA
- a CDS encoding ABC transporter ATP-binding protein, which yields MALELKEVTKKVGVNTHIKPTSLVLEPGFFNVLLGKTGSGKTSLIKLAAGLDPLASGQIIMNGRDISKVSAQKRNISLVHQFFVNYPHMTVFDNIASPLRVAGMAKSEIEGRVEEAANILQLGAMLNRRPDQLSGGQQQRCALARAIAKESDAVFLDEPLANLDYKLREELREQLPELFAGRGAVVVYATSEPEEALLLGGKTALMDDGRVTQFGVTADIYRSPANLASAQVFSDPPINYAKVEKKDNKIVMGNLAQWDVDQHTGNLADGIYTVAIRPNHVLPFKSDQANVAVTGVVKVTELSGSESSAHFEMDEVTWVSLAHGVHEFSIGTEHQFYMNSSNCFYFDTDGNVVGD from the coding sequence ATGGCGCTTGAGTTAAAAGAAGTAACCAAAAAGGTCGGGGTGAATACCCATATCAAACCGACATCTCTGGTGCTTGAGCCGGGATTTTTCAATGTCTTGCTGGGCAAGACAGGTTCCGGAAAAACTTCCCTGATTAAATTGGCTGCCGGATTAGACCCTTTGGCGTCTGGTCAGATAATTATGAACGGCCGCGATATCTCGAAAGTTAGCGCCCAGAAAAGAAATATCAGTCTGGTGCACCAGTTTTTTGTGAATTATCCCCATATGACCGTTTTTGACAATATCGCATCTCCATTGCGTGTTGCCGGTATGGCTAAGTCGGAAATTGAAGGTCGTGTAGAAGAAGCTGCAAATATCCTGCAACTTGGCGCCATGCTCAATCGTCGGCCTGATCAACTTTCCGGTGGGCAGCAGCAAAGATGCGCTTTAGCGCGGGCCATTGCAAAGGAAAGCGATGCCGTATTTTTGGATGAACCGCTTGCCAACCTTGACTACAAACTTCGTGAAGAATTGCGTGAGCAGCTTCCTGAACTGTTTGCGGGACGTGGCGCAGTTGTGGTTTATGCCACTTCAGAACCTGAAGAAGCCCTGCTGCTTGGCGGTAAAACTGCATTGATGGATGACGGGCGCGTTACACAATTTGGTGTGACAGCAGATATTTACAGGTCTCCTGCTAATTTGGCTTCTGCTCAGGTGTTTTCTGACCCGCCAATCAACTACGCCAAAGTAGAGAAAAAAGATAACAAGATCGTTATGGGTAATTTGGCTCAATGGGATGTGGATCAGCATACGGGCAATCTTGCTGATGGAATTTACACCGTTGCGATCAGACCAAACCATGTTCTCCCATTTAAATCGGATCAAGCTAACGTTGCCGTAACAGGAGTAGTCAAGGTGACTGAGCTTAGTGGGTCTGAAAGTAGTGCTCATTTCGAAATGGATGAGGTGACCTGGGTCTCACTAGCCCATGGTGTTCACGAATTCAGTATTGGAACGGAGCATCAATTCTACATGAATAGCTCAAATTGCTTCTATTTTGATACCGATGGCAATGTGGTGGGAGACTGA
- a CDS encoding ABC transporter substrate-binding protein, whose product MRKYLLSAVAACAVMAGATAAHADSAAAKKWIDNEFQPSTLTKEQQMSEMEWFINASKPFSGMEINVLSEGIPTHGYESEVLTKAFEEITGIKVNHQILGEGEVVQAVQTQMQTKRNLYDAYVNDSDLIGTHSRLQLAYNLTDFMAGDGKDVTNPMLDLDDFMGTQFTTGPDGDLYQLPDQQFANLYWFRKDWFDRPDLKKAFKAKYGYELGVPVNWSAYEDIAEFFSKDIKEIDGTTIYGHMDYGKRAPDLGWRMTDAWLSMAGAGSKGEPNGVPIDEWGIRMEAGTCNPKGASVSRGGAANGPAAVYAIRKWDEWLRNYAPPGAASYDFYQSLPALAQGNVAQQIFWYTAFTADMVKPKSEGNNTVDDSGKPLWRMAPSPHGPYWEKGQKVGYQDVGSWTILKSTPLDRAKAAWLYAQFVVSKTVDVKKSHVGLTFIRDSSVNHKSFSERAEKLGGLVEFYRSPDRVAWSPTGINVPDYPKLAQIWWQQIGDVNSGAFTPQEAMDRLAEEMDITMARMQRADESANVYGGCGPRLNEPKDPSEWLGKGGAKAKLANEKPQGETVNYDALVARWKK is encoded by the coding sequence ATGCGAAAATATTTACTCTCTGCTGTAGCAGCATGTGCTGTTATGGCCGGAGCTACAGCGGCGCATGCAGATAGTGCTGCGGCAAAGAAATGGATCGATAACGAATTTCAGCCATCTACACTTACAAAAGAACAACAGATGTCTGAAATGGAATGGTTCATCAACGCGTCCAAACCATTCTCAGGTATGGAAATTAACGTTCTGTCAGAAGGTATTCCGACACACGGATATGAATCTGAAGTTCTGACAAAAGCGTTTGAAGAAATTACTGGCATTAAAGTCAATCACCAGATCCTCGGTGAAGGTGAAGTTGTGCAGGCTGTTCAAACACAGATGCAGACGAAACGTAACTTGTATGATGCATACGTAAATGACTCCGATTTGATCGGCACACATTCACGCCTGCAGCTTGCTTACAACCTGACAGACTTCATGGCAGGTGATGGTAAAGACGTTACCAACCCAATGTTGGATCTTGATGACTTCATGGGTACTCAGTTCACAACTGGCCCAGACGGAGATCTTTATCAGCTTCCAGATCAGCAATTTGCGAACCTATACTGGTTCCGTAAAGACTGGTTCGATCGCCCTGACCTGAAAAAAGCGTTTAAAGCGAAATATGGTTATGAGCTTGGTGTTCCAGTGAACTGGTCGGCATATGAAGATATTGCTGAATTCTTCTCAAAAGACATCAAGGAAATTGACGGCACTACCATTTACGGTCACATGGACTATGGTAAGCGTGCTCCAGACCTTGGTTGGCGTATGACTGACGCTTGGCTTTCAATGGCTGGTGCTGGTTCCAAAGGTGAGCCGAACGGTGTTCCAATTGATGAATGGGGCATCCGCATGGAAGCCGGCACATGTAATCCAAAAGGTGCTTCCGTTTCCCGTGGTGGTGCAGCAAACGGCCCGGCGGCTGTCTACGCAATCCGTAAGTGGGACGAATGGCTACGTAACTACGCGCCTCCAGGTGCAGCATCTTACGATTTTTATCAGTCGCTGCCAGCATTGGCACAGGGTAATGTTGCCCAGCAGATCTTCTGGTACACAGCTTTCACAGCTGACATGGTGAAACCAAAATCTGAAGGTAACAACACTGTTGATGATAGCGGTAAGCCATTGTGGCGCATGGCGCCATCACCACACGGTCCTTACTGGGAAAAAGGCCAGAAAGTTGGCTATCAAGACGTTGGTTCTTGGACAATCCTGAAATCTACACCATTGGATCGTGCGAAAGCAGCTTGGCTCTATGCGCAGTTCGTTGTGTCTAAAACTGTAGACGTGAAGAAATCCCATGTTGGTTTGACTTTCATTCGTGACAGCTCCGTCAACCATAAGTCATTCTCCGAACGTGCTGAAAAACTTGGTGGTTTGGTTGAATTCTACCGTTCACCTGATCGTGTTGCATGGTCACCAACCGGTATTAACGTTCCTGATTATCCAAAACTGGCTCAGATCTGGTGGCAGCAAATTGGTGACGTGAACTCCGGTGCATTTACACCTCAGGAAGCGATGGATCGTCTTGCTGAAGAAATGGACATCACAATGGCCCGCATGCAGCGCGCTGATGAAAGTGCAAATGTCTATGGTGGTTGTGGTCCACGCTTGAACGAGCCTAAAGATCCGTCTGAATGGCTCGGTAAAGGTGGCGCGAAAGCCAAACTGGCAAATGAAAAGCCACAGGGTGAAACAGTAAACTACGATGCACTCGTAGCCCGCTGGAAGAAATAA